Proteins encoded together in one Lathamus discolor isolate bLatDis1 chromosome 3, bLatDis1.hap1, whole genome shotgun sequence window:
- the PSTK gene encoding L-seryl-tRNA(Sec) kinase: MAGIARYPHASGVIKPHYLFIMKLKLTKPSSFRPARPAHARSRPAAVAALEAAAEDGDERGGGGRGRVGLCVLCGLPAAGKSSLARGLRRGLPQRRGWACALLTYDELIPPEAFRPREPGTEPDPSLPDWKQSRRELLQCLERLLQALLTGDPLADPGPTSQPAWERFLACCHRQGLLRSMEGGGGRYCAHTAGSGPLYIILDDNFYYQSMRYEVFQLARKYSLSYCQIFLESPLECCLQRNRLRSHPLPDQTIHLMASKIEMPDLKKNAWEQNSLVLQGSDCTSENEQIIALLAAALENPVKQNEENTEQKEADRAICAASAVHQADQTCRRLVSQAMKEARDKNILPSELKSLAEELNKLKAEFLEDMRQGKHLKSQLSVQNQCSDPDTSVISLFQLEAAKIVNKYILK; encoded by the exons ATGGCCGGGATCGCTCGTTATCCTCACGCCTCCGGGGTCATTAAAccccattatttatttattatgaaaTTAAAGCTGACTAAACCTTCTTCTTtccgccccgcccgccccgcgcaTGCGCGCAGCAGGCCGGCGGCTGTGGCGGCGCTGGAGGCGGCAGCGGAAGATGGCGACGAGCGGGGCGGCGGAGGCCGCGGCCGGGTCGGGCTGTGCGTGCTCTGCGGGCTGCCGGCGGCCGGCAAGTCCTCCCTGGCCCGCGGGCTGCGCCGCGGCCTCCCGCAGCGCCGCGGCTGGGCCTGCGCGCTCCTCACCTACGACGAGCTCATCCCACCGGAAGCCTTCCGCCCGCGGGAGCCGGGGACGGAACCAGACCCATCG CTGCCCGACTGGAAGCAGAGCcggagggagctgctgcagtgcttggaGCGCCTTCTGCAGGCACTGCTCACCGGGGACCCGCTAGCAGACCCCGGCCCCACCAGCCAGCCCGCCTGGGAGCGCTTCCTGGCCTGCTGCCACCGGCAAGGGCTGCTCCGCTCAATGGAGGGCGGAGGTGGCCGTTACTGCGCGCACACAGCTGGGTCCGGGCCGCTCTACATCATCCTGGATGACAACTTCTATTACCAGAGCATGAGATACGAGGTGTTCCAGCTGGCTCGCAAAT ATTCCTTGAGCTACTGCCAGATATTTTTAGAGTCTCCACTTGAATGCTGCTTGCAGAGAAATCGGCTGAGGAGTCATCCCTTACCTGACCAGACAATACATTTAATGGCAAGCAAAATAGAAATGCCAGatctgaagaaaaatgcttggGAACAGAACAGCCTTGTCCTGCAAGGTTCTGACTGCACTTCAGAGAA TGAGCAGATCATCGCTTTGCTGGCTGCTGCCTTGGAAAATCCGGTGAAGCAAAACGAGGAAAACACTGAGCAAAAG GAAGCCGATCGGGCCATCTGTGCAGCCAGTGCTGTCCATCAGGCTGACCAGACCTGCAGACGCCTCGTCTCTCAGGCAATGAAGGAGGCCAGAG ataaaaaCATCCTGCCAAGTGAGCTGAAGAGCCTGGCAGAAGAACTCAACAAACTCAAAGCAGAGTTTTTGGAAGACATGAGGCaaggaaagcatttgaaaaGCCAACTTTCAGTACAAAATCAATGTTCTGACCCTGATACATCTGTAATTTCTTTGTTCCAACTGGAGGCAGCCAAGATagttaataaatatattttaaaataa